TATGGCTGGTGACAAGGAGATTGGGATCGCTGCTGGTGTAGAAGATATGTTTGGTGTCCCAATGGGTGGCTACAATCCAGATTTCAATCCAGTACTTTATGAGATGGAATATTACATAGGTATGGGTGATACTGCAGAGAATCTGGCTAAAGAGTTGGATATCAGTCGTGATGATCAAGAAGCATTTGCCATTGCCTCCCACAAAAAAGCTTTGGCTGCCCAAGCTGCCGGGCGATTTGATAATGAAATTATTCCTATTGAGATCGAAGGCGTACGTGTAGAGAAAGATGAAGGTCCCAGAGAACCGGATGTGGCCAAGATCAAATCACTTTCTCCGGCTTTTGATGCAAGCGGATCCGTAACGGCAGCCACTTCAAGTCCCATTAGCGTTGGTGCTTCAGCAGTTTTAGTAATGAGCAATACCAAAGCTGAAGAACTGGGTTTGAAAGTGAGAGCTAAGATCATTGCTCGTGCAGTTGCAGGAGTAGACCCCACTGTTATGGGCTCAGGTCCTTTGCCAGCTACAGAAAAAGTTTTGAAGAATGCTGGGATGACCTTGGATCAAATGGATATCATCGAACTAAACGAAGCCTTTGGTGCCCAGTCCCTGTATGTCATTCGTAAGGGTAATTTCCCCACGGAAAAGATAAACCTTAATGGTGGTGCCATTGCACTGGGTCATCCACTGGGATGCTCAGGTGCCCGAATAATAACAACCCTCTTAAATGTAATGGAACAGAATGATGCCCGCTATGGCCTGGCTACCATGTGCGTTGGATCAGGTCAGGGTACTGCCACCATCATCGAAAGGAGCTGATCATGGCTTTTAAAATTGAAAAGGTAGCTGTTCTGGGAGCCGGAGTTATGGGCGCCCAGATCGCCACCCATCTCTCGAATGCTGGAATCCCCAGTTTTCTGTTTGATATGAATCAGGAACTGGCGGTAAAGGGCTTGGAGGGGATGAAGAAACTTAAACCTAGTCCTGTTTATAACCCTAAGACCCTGGGAATGATCACGCCCTGTAATTATGATGATCACCTGGATAAAATCAGCGAAGTTGATTGGGTGGTGGAAGTAATTGCCGAACGACTTGATTGGAAACAGGGTTTATTTGAAAAGATAATTCCCAAAATGAATGCTACCGCTTTACTCACGAGTAACACCTCGGGACTGGCGCTCTCAGAAATGGTTGCCAGCATGCCCGGAGATGTGAAAAAGCGGTTTTTTATCACCCACTTCTTCAATCCGCCCCGCTATATGAAATTAGTGGAGCTGGTTGGTGGACCGGAAACTGATCCGGATGCCATGCAGGATATGGCTGTTTTTCTGGAAGATGTGCTGGGTAAGGGTGTTGTCTGGGCCAAAGATACGGCCAATTTTATTGCCAATCGGATCGGTGTCTATGGCATGATGCTTACACTGAAATTAGCGCGTGAAAAACGGTTGAGCATCGCTGATGTTGATGGTCTCACCGGAACCGCCATTGGTCACATGAAGTCGGCAACTTTCCGGACTGCAGATGTAGTTGGGCT
The sequence above is a segment of the Candidatus Neomarinimicrobiota bacterium genome. Coding sequences within it:
- a CDS encoding thiolase family protein gives rise to the protein MSEKYSVIVDAVRSPIGLKNGQMIGMRPDDITAQVVKGLMARNPAVKPEMVEDLVLGCAFPEANQGMLMGRGVALLAGLPVTTTGSTVNRFCGSSMDALHQLSTSIMAGDKEIGIAAGVEDMFGVPMGGYNPDFNPVLYEMEYYIGMGDTAENLAKELDISRDDQEAFAIASHKKALAAQAAGRFDNEIIPIEIEGVRVEKDEGPREPDVAKIKSLSPAFDASGSVTAATSSPISVGASAVLVMSNTKAEELGLKVRAKIIARAVAGVDPTVMGSGPLPATEKVLKNAGMTLDQMDIIELNEAFGAQSLYVIRKGNFPTEKINLNGGAIALGHPLGCSGARIITTLLNVMEQNDARYGLATMCVGSGQGTATIIERS